The proteins below are encoded in one region of Oncorhynchus clarkii lewisi isolate Uvic-CL-2024 chromosome 33, UVic_Ocla_1.0, whole genome shotgun sequence:
- the LOC139392727 gene encoding protein RIC-3, with the protein MVFSSSQQVVVAFTAVLFAFVVFPRMFGVGSGAKETRGFDARYNRKAGPGPGPGAVRGQPVNKNTAGSMSKAQTLENMQQMKVMMEQEMKGDKYKINSNKGYVFTLMPLYAIGVGLFAAYKFLKIKSADDSQAQKNKDAKGPKKSEETENQLTELEQRLAQTEKMLNSILTQLDPLTSCVKSVAQEQKNEIMSQLQSIRHLMKKRGMDCPPLNIEEPQCERNLDDLIESLAAHGDTSPEVVAPAEDYQRVVVKEEEPVHRQHHPESKDEHSVTDAEEEDMPSLEDSCETNIEDIGLAQNILEEMPTTGLRRRNRLE; encoded by the exons ATGGTTTTCTCATCGTCCCAGCAAGTGGTGGTCGCATTTACGGCGGTGTTGTTTGCGTTTGTGGTGTTCCCTAGAATGTTCGGCGTAGGATCCGGAGCGAAGGAAACAAGAGGTTTTGATGCACGCTACAACAGAAAAG CGGGTCCGGGACCAGGACCGGGTGCAGTGAGAGGGCAGCCGGTCAACAAGAACACTGCTGGCTCCATGAGCAAAGCACAGACCCTGGAGAACATGCAGCAGATGAAGGTGATGATGGAGCAGGAGATGAAGGGTGACAAATACAAAATCAACAGCAACAAGGGATACGTGTTCACGCTGATGCCGCTCTACGCCATCGGAGTCGGCCTCTTTGCAGCGTACAAATTTCTGAAG ATCAAGTCTGCAGATGACTCCCAAGCCCAAAAGAACAAGGATGCCAAAGGTCCCAAGAAGTCGGAGGAGACAG AGAATCAGCTTACAGAGCTGGAGCAGCGGCTAGCGCAAACAGAGAAGATGCTCAACTCCATTCTGACCCAACTGGACCCATTGACAAGTTG TGTCAAGTCTGTGGCCCAGGAACAGAAGAACGAGATCATGTCCCAACTCCAGTCCATCCGCCACCTGATGAAGAAGAGAGGCATGGACTGTCCACCCCTTAACATTGAAG AGCCGCAGTGCGAGAGGAACCTGGATGACCTCATCGAGTCTCTGGCAGCCCACGGCGACACCTCGCCAGAGGTGGTTGCTCCTGCGGAAGACTATCAACGTGTtgtggtgaaagaggaggagcCAGTCCACCGGCAGCACCACCCTGAATCCAAGGATGAGCACTCAGTGACCGACGCTGAGGAGGAGGACATGCCCTCCTTGGAGGATTCTTGTGAGACAAACATTGAGGACATAGGCCTAGCCCAGAACATTCTAGAAGAAATGCCTACAACTGGGCTCAGACGACGCAACAGGCTGGAATGA